A single region of the Populus nigra chromosome 2, ddPopNigr1.1, whole genome shotgun sequence genome encodes:
- the LOC133682778 gene encoding cytochrome P450 704C1-like produces MASIDVLSNPLKFSALVLILSIFIVQLFLRKLNKKQKKYKYHPVAGTVFTQLLHFNRVHHYMTNLAGKYKTYRLRAPFRSEIYTVDPVNVEYILKTNFENYGKGDHNYDNLSGLLGDGIFTVDGHKWRQQRKVSSYEFSTKVLRDFSSVIFRKNVAKLANIVSEAAKSNQSMDIQDLFMKSTLDSIFKVGFGVELDSMCGSNEEGVKFTSAFDDASALTLWRYVDVFWKIKRFLNIGSEAALKKNVKVVNDFVYKLINKKIELMRNSKEVSSLKKDDILSRFLQVTENDPTYLRDIILNFVIAGKDTTATALSWFIYMLCKHPAVQNKIAQEVREATKVKENTDFAEFAASINEEALEKMNYLHAAISETLRLYPSVPVDGKICFSDDTLPDGFNVSKGDMVAYQPYAMGRMKFIWGDDAEEYKPERWLKDGVFQQESPFKFTAFQAGPRICLGKEFAYRQMKIFAAVLVANFTFKLADEKKPVNYRTMINLHVDGGLHVFALHRNST; encoded by the exons ATGGCCTCCATTGATGTTCTTTCAAATCCACTCAAATTCTCAGCTTTAGTTCTAATCCTATCTATATTCATAGTCCAACTCTTCCTTcgaaaattgaacaaaaagcaGAAAAAATACAAGTACCATCCAGTTGCAGGCACGGTGTTTACCCAACTTCTCCACTTCAACAGGGTGCATCATTACATGACTAATCTTGCTGGGAAATATAAGACTTACAGGCTGCGCGCCCCTTTCAGAAGTGAGATTTACACTGTTGACCCTGTAAATGTTGAGTACATACTCAAAACcaactttgaaaattatggCAAg GGGGACCATAATTACGACAATTTAAGTGGGTTACTAGGTGATGGAATTTTCACTGTTGATGGTCACAAATGGCGCCAACAAAGAAAGGTTTCGAGCTATGAGTTCTCCACAAAGGTCTTGAGGGACTTCAGCAGTGTGATCTTCAGGAAGAATGTGGCAAAACTTGCTAATATAGTGTCTGAAGCTGCAAAATCTAACCAGTCAATGGACATACAG GATCTGTTTATGAAATCAACCTTAGATTCGATATTCAAAGTTGGATTTGGGGTTGAGCTAGACAGCATGTGTGGATCAAATGAAGAAGGTGTCAAATTTACCAGTGCTTTTGATGATGCAAGTGCATTGACCCTTTGGCGATATGTTGacgtgttctggaaaatcaagaGGTTTTTGAATATTGGATCGGAAGCTGCATTGAAGAAAAACGTCAAAGTGGTTAATGATTTTGTGTATAaactaatcaataaaaaaattgagctaATGCGTAACTCAAAAGAAGTTTCTTCT TTAAAGAAAGATGACATTTTATCAAGGTTCCTGCAAGTGACTGAGAATGATCCAACATACTTACGGGACATAATTCTCAATTTTGTGATTGCTGGAAAAGACACAACAGCAACTGCTCTATCATGGTTCATCTACATGTTGTGCAAGCATCCAGCTGTGCAGAATAAGATTGCACAAGAAGTAAGAGAAGCAACTAAAGTGAAAGAGAATACAGACTTTGCAGAATTTGCAGCCAGTATTAATGAAGAAGCTCTAGAAAAGATGAATTATCTCCATGCAGCAATTTCTGAAACTCTTAGACTGTATCCATCTGTGCCTGTG GATGGGAAGATTTGCTTTTCTGATGACACTCTACCAGATGGCTTTAACGTGAGTAAGGGAGATATGGTGGCTTACCAGCCTTATGCAATGGGCAGGATGAAGTTCATATGGGGCGATGATGCTGAGGAATACAAACCTGAAAGATGGCTCAAGGATGGCGTATTTCAGCAAGAAAGCCCTTTCAAGTTTACAGCTTTCCAG GCAGGGCCACGGATATGTCTTGGGAAGGAATTTGCTTATAGGCAGATGAAGATCTTTGCGGCTGTCTTGGTGGCCAATTTCACTTTTAAACTCGCCGATGAAAAGAAACCGGTCAATTACAGGACGATGATTAATCTTCATGTTGATGGAGGCCTCCATGTTTTTGCCCTCCACAGAAACAGTACTTAG